In a single window of the Flavobacterium sp. W4I14 genome:
- a CDS encoding TM2 domain-containing membrane protein YozV (product_source=COG2314; cog=COG2314; pfam=PF05154; superfamily=81419; transmembrane_helix_parts=Inside_1_50,TMhelix_51_70,Outside_71_74,TMhelix_75_97,Inside_98_122), giving the protein MDIFQSPLMSLPGITPEEFSYLQQATTGLTEQQLRNFLMVYSSKRKNPSDMLIFCLIGLFAVPGLQRFIIGQIGMGILYLLTAGLCFIGSIIDVVNHKTLAFEHNQKMVFESLQMVRMGGFQ; this is encoded by the coding sequence ATGGATATATTTCAATCACCTCTAATGTCGTTACCAGGTATAACGCCAGAAGAATTCTCATACTTACAACAAGCTACCACCGGATTAACCGAACAACAATTGCGTAACTTCTTAATGGTTTACAGCAGCAAAAGGAAAAATCCATCAGATATGCTAATTTTCTGTTTAATCGGTTTATTTGCTGTCCCAGGATTGCAAAGGTTTATCATCGGGCAGATCGGAATGGGTATTTTATACCTCTTAACCGCAGGTTTATGTTTTATCGGATCGATCATCGATGTCGTAAACCACAAAACCTTAGCTTTTGAACATAACCAGAAAATGGTTTTCGAAAGCTTGCAGATGGTAAGAATGGGCGGTTTTCAGTAA
- a CDS encoding hypothetical protein (product_source=Hypo-rule applied; cleavage_site_network=SignalP-noTM; pfam=PF13174; smart=SM00028; superfamily=48452), whose product MTKIFPVFAFSILLLLPASLFANFDFNNNCLNAYKSIFELKLGNARAYISTEKKQHPNNSIIPLLENYVDYFTVLTSESKADFDRLKGNKSIRLDQISDDDKKSPYYLYAQAEINLQWALIRGRFGEYFNAAMEVKKANSLLQENNKKFPNFHLNLKGLGLINAVLGNLPDGALKTALSTFGIKGNLQNGLNMFEKLADNLPKSSYEPFYEEVVFYYAYVLTDVAHSPQAYAKTIKYTERIADTSLLKSYLQSYVCIKNGHSEEAIAILAKRPEGGVYQPFPYLDYLEGIAHLNKLDLNSGTYFNRFLQATKGVNFVKDAYLHLGWISLLKGDKAAYAAFAAKAVKNGYTYMEKDKQAKAEAASGTPTIDLLKARLLFDGGYLNRAIQILDDKKVKDYTSDKDKTEFNYRLGRIYDDLGKDDQALTAYQETINEGKNLKYYFAANAAVQMGKVYERRKNNAKAKEAFNTAIAMKNHEFESSIESQARAGLKRLAN is encoded by the coding sequence ATGACTAAAATCTTCCCTGTTTTTGCGTTTTCTATTCTTCTCCTGCTTCCAGCGTCTTTATTTGCAAATTTCGATTTTAACAATAATTGCTTAAATGCCTATAAAAGTATATTCGAACTTAAGTTGGGCAATGCAAGGGCTTATATCTCTACTGAAAAAAAGCAGCACCCCAATAATTCCATTATTCCCCTTTTAGAAAACTATGTAGATTATTTTACGGTTTTAACTTCTGAAAGCAAAGCTGATTTTGACCGTTTAAAAGGCAATAAATCTATACGATTGGATCAAATAAGTGATGATGATAAAAAATCGCCGTACTACCTGTATGCACAGGCAGAAATTAATTTGCAATGGGCACTGATCCGTGGTCGTTTTGGTGAATATTTTAATGCTGCAATGGAGGTTAAAAAGGCTAACAGCCTTTTGCAGGAGAACAATAAGAAGTTCCCAAATTTTCACCTTAACCTTAAAGGTTTGGGTTTGATTAACGCGGTTTTGGGCAATCTTCCGGATGGGGCGTTAAAAACGGCATTATCTACCTTTGGAATAAAAGGGAACCTCCAGAACGGATTAAATATGTTCGAAAAACTAGCCGATAATCTACCGAAATCTTCCTACGAGCCTTTTTACGAAGAAGTGGTGTTTTATTATGCCTATGTATTAACAGATGTGGCGCATAGCCCACAGGCCTATGCAAAAACCATAAAATATACCGAAAGAATTGCCGATACCAGTTTATTAAAAAGTTATTTGCAGAGTTATGTATGCATCAAAAACGGGCATAGTGAAGAAGCTATCGCCATTTTGGCCAAGCGACCTGAAGGAGGCGTGTATCAACCTTTTCCTTATTTAGATTATCTGGAAGGCATTGCGCACCTGAATAAACTGGATCTTAATTCAGGAACCTATTTTAACCGCTTTTTGCAGGCAACCAAGGGCGTGAATTTTGTGAAGGACGCTTACCTTCATTTGGGCTGGATCTCTCTTCTGAAGGGAGATAAAGCGGCTTATGCAGCATTTGCAGCCAAGGCAGTTAAAAACGGATATACCTACATGGAAAAAGACAAACAGGCGAAAGCCGAAGCTGCTTCAGGAACGCCAACAATTGATCTGTTAAAAGCCCGGTTACTGTTTGATGGTGGTTATTTGAACAGGGCCATACAGATCCTTGATGATAAGAAAGTAAAGGATTACACCAGCGATAAAGACAAAACAGAATTCAATTACCGATTAGGTAGAATTTATGATGATTTAGGGAAAGACGATCAAGCATTAACAGCTTATCAGGAGACAATTAATGAGGGCAAAAACCTAAAATATTATTTTGCTGCCAACGCTGCAGTGCAGATGGGTAAGGTTTACGAAAGACGGAAAAATAATGCGAAAGCAAAAGAGGCTTTCAATACAGCCATTGCCATGAAAAATCATGAATTTGAAAGCAGTATTGAAAGCCAGGCCAGGGCCGGATTAAAACGGTTAGCGAATTAG
- a CDS encoding transcription-repair coupling factor (superfamily II helicase) (product_source=KO:K03723; cath_funfam=3.40.50.300; cog=COG1197; ko=KO:K03723; pfam=PF00270,PF00271,PF02559,PF03461,PF17757; smart=SM00487,SM00982,SM01058; superfamily=141259,143517,52540; tigrfam=TIGR00580), giving the protein MNIRDLINRYKTDDRVTQFTKALNSSKNPKIQLKGLVGSADAVVALSSYFILHKPILFVLPDREEAAYFQSDLESVLDKQVLLFPSSYRKSFDFTQVDTANVLARAEVLNELNHDSEYGKIVVSYPEAIAEKVIDRSALEKNTLEISLGAKLGIDFINEFLIDYDFDRRDFVYEPGQFSIRGGIVDIFSFSSDLPYRIEFFGDEVESIRSFEIESQLSVADVKSLTIVPNVQAKFLTESNISILDYIDQDTQLWFKDVEFTLDIIKAGFKKAVELWKALSITDKTQNPEWIDPKFAFTDEKLLGDHLQDFPIIEFGKQFFYKTDNRFEFETKPQPSFNKDFNLLIHNLKENEKAGIVNFIFTDSPKQIERLYAILEDIDKTAKFTPINSMLREGFIDPQIQTAFYTDHQIFDRYYKYKLKKGYQKSQAITLKDLRELKSGDYVTHIDHGIGKYAGLEKVEVNGKTQEMIRLIYADNDLLYVNINSLNRIAKYSGKESGVPKMNKLGTDAWDKLKKTTKKKVKDIARDLIKLYALRKTQAGTAFSPDSYLQTELEASFIYEDTPDQLKATQDVKKDMESPHPMDRLVCGDVGFGKTEIAVRAAFKAVAEGKQAAILVPTTILALQHFKTFSSRLKDFPVTVDYINRFKTSKQIKDTLAEAAAGKVDILIGTHRLLSKDVKFKDLGIMIIDEEQKFGVTAKERLKAVRVNVDTLTLTATPIPRTLHFSLMGARDLSIISTPPPNRQPVSTELHVFNDKLIQEAVQFELDRGGQVFFIHNRVNDLMQLGGLIQKLVPKARIGIAHGQLDGDQLEDVMLDFINGEKDVLVATTIIEAGLDIPNANTIIINHAHMFGLSDLHQMRGRVGRSNKKAFCYLLSPPLSTLTSEARKRLSAIEEFSDLGSGFNVAMRDLDIRGSGNLLGAEQSGFIAEIGFEMYHKILDEAIQELKEAEFKGLFENEPARPFVGFTQVDTDLELYIPDAYITNITERYNLYTELSKLDNEAELAIFEKHLADRFGPVPPQVKTMLSVVRLQWLGKKLGFEKISFKKNSLRGYFLSDKQSAYFDSNTFTKILTFAQNHPRMCNLKEVKNTLRIAFDNISTVEEAIETLALID; this is encoded by the coding sequence TTGAACATTCGCGATTTAATAAACAGATACAAAACCGACGATAGGGTAACTCAATTTACCAAAGCGTTGAACAGCAGCAAAAACCCAAAGATACAATTAAAGGGATTGGTGGGTTCGGCCGATGCTGTTGTTGCCCTGTCTTCTTACTTTATATTACATAAACCCATACTGTTCGTTTTACCGGATAGGGAAGAGGCTGCTTATTTTCAGTCTGACCTGGAAAGTGTTTTAGATAAACAGGTTTTATTGTTTCCATCTTCTTACCGTAAATCATTTGATTTTACACAGGTAGATACGGCCAACGTTTTGGCCCGTGCAGAGGTTTTGAACGAACTGAACCACGATTCGGAATATGGTAAAATTGTGGTTTCTTATCCCGAAGCCATCGCCGAAAAGGTTATTGACCGCTCTGCTTTAGAAAAAAACACTTTAGAAATTAGTTTAGGCGCCAAGTTGGGCATTGATTTTATCAACGAGTTTTTAATTGATTATGATTTTGACAGAAGGGATTTTGTTTACGAACCAGGCCAATTTTCTATCCGTGGTGGTATTGTAGATATATTTTCTTTCTCATCCGATCTTCCTTACCGTATCGAGTTTTTTGGTGATGAGGTAGAAAGCATCAGGAGTTTTGAAATTGAAAGTCAGCTTTCGGTTGCCGATGTTAAGTCGCTTACAATTGTGCCAAATGTCCAGGCGAAATTCTTGACCGAAAGCAATATCAGCATCCTCGATTATATCGATCAGGATACACAGCTTTGGTTTAAAGATGTTGAGTTTACCCTTGATATTATTAAAGCTGGCTTTAAAAAAGCCGTTGAACTTTGGAAAGCTTTATCTATAACAGATAAAACCCAAAACCCCGAATGGATTGACCCAAAATTCGCCTTCACTGATGAAAAGTTATTGGGCGATCATCTTCAGGATTTTCCTATCATCGAATTCGGAAAGCAGTTTTTTTATAAAACAGATAACCGTTTTGAGTTTGAAACCAAGCCACAACCTTCATTCAATAAAGATTTCAACCTACTCATTCACAACCTTAAGGAAAATGAAAAGGCCGGCATTGTTAATTTTATTTTCACCGATTCGCCAAAACAGATCGAGCGTTTATATGCCATTTTAGAGGATATTGATAAAACGGCCAAGTTTACGCCAATTAATAGTATGCTGCGCGAAGGTTTTATAGATCCGCAGATCCAGACGGCATTTTATACCGATCACCAGATTTTCGACCGATACTATAAATACAAGCTTAAAAAAGGCTATCAGAAAAGCCAGGCCATTACCTTAAAAGATCTTCGGGAACTAAAATCCGGCGATTATGTTACCCACATCGATCATGGCATCGGCAAATATGCCGGGCTTGAAAAGGTTGAGGTAAATGGCAAAACACAGGAAATGATCCGTTTAATTTATGCAGATAACGACCTGCTTTATGTAAACATCAACTCATTAAACCGCATCGCCAAGTACAGTGGCAAAGAGAGCGGAGTACCCAAGATGAATAAGCTGGGTACCGATGCCTGGGATAAGCTAAAAAAAACTACTAAAAAAAAAGTTAAAGATATCGCCCGGGACTTGATCAAGCTTTATGCTTTGCGCAAAACCCAGGCCGGAACGGCATTTTCGCCAGATAGCTATTTACAAACTGAACTGGAGGCTTCTTTTATTTATGAAGATACGCCCGATCAGTTAAAGGCTACCCAAGACGTGAAAAAGGATATGGAATCGCCACATCCAATGGATCGTTTAGTGTGTGGTGATGTTGGCTTCGGAAAAACAGAGATTGCAGTACGTGCTGCGTTTAAAGCGGTAGCAGAAGGCAAACAAGCGGCGATCCTGGTGCCTACAACCATTTTAGCCTTACAGCATTTCAAAACTTTTTCGTCGCGTTTAAAAGATTTCCCGGTTACGGTAGATTACATTAACCGCTTTAAAACCAGCAAACAAATTAAGGACACATTGGCCGAGGCCGCAGCGGGTAAAGTTGATATTTTGATCGGTACACACCGTTTGCTGAGCAAGGATGTAAAGTTTAAGGATCTCGGCATCATGATTATTGATGAAGAGCAGAAATTTGGCGTTACCGCAAAAGAAAGGTTAAAAGCTGTAAGGGTAAATGTTGATACTTTAACACTTACCGCAACTCCAATTCCGAGGACGCTGCACTTTTCTTTAATGGGGGCAAGGGATTTATCGATCATTAGTACACCGCCACCTAACCGGCAACCGGTGAGTACCGAACTGCATGTTTTTAATGATAAACTGATCCAAGAGGCCGTTCAGTTCGAATTAGACCGCGGCGGACAGGTTTTCTTTATCCATAACCGTGTAAATGATCTGATGCAATTGGGTGGATTGATCCAGAAACTGGTTCCAAAAGCGAGGATCGGTATTGCGCACGGGCAGTTAGATGGCGATCAACTGGAAGATGTAATGCTCGATTTCATTAATGGAGAAAAAGATGTTCTGGTAGCTACCACGATTATAGAAGCAGGTTTAGATATTCCGAATGCCAATACCATCATTATTAACCATGCGCACATGTTTGGTTTGAGCGATCTGCACCAGATGCGTGGCCGGGTAGGCCGGAGCAACAAAAAAGCTTTCTGTTATTTACTTTCACCGCCATTATCTACTTTAACTTCTGAAGCCCGGAAGCGTTTAAGTGCCATTGAAGAATTTTCTGACTTGGGAAGCGGCTTTAACGTGGCCATGCGCGATCTGGATATCCGGGGAAGTGGAAATTTATTGGGCGCCGAGCAAAGTGGTTTTATTGCCGAAATCGGTTTTGAGATGTACCACAAGATCTTGGATGAAGCCATCCAGGAATTAAAAGAAGCTGAGTTTAAAGGTCTGTTCGAAAATGAACCTGCCCGTCCGTTTGTAGGCTTTACACAGGTTGATACCGATCTGGAATTGTATATCCCTGACGCATACATCACCAATATTACTGAGCGTTACAATTTATACACAGAGCTTTCTAAACTCGATAACGAAGCAGAATTAGCCATTTTTGAAAAACATTTGGCCGACCGGTTCGGTCCGGTTCCTCCACAGGTAAAAACCATGCTGAGTGTGGTGCGTTTGCAATGGCTGGGGAAAAAATTGGGTTTCGAGAAAATTAGTTTCAAGAAAAATAGTTTGCGCGGGTATTTCTTGAGCGATAAACAATCTGCTTATTTCGATTCGAATACCTTTACCAAGATTTTAACTTTTGCACAGAACCATCCGCGTATGTGCAATTTAAAAGAAGTAAAAAATACCTTAAGAATTGCTTTTGATAACATAAGTACTGTTGAAGAAGCAATTGAAACTTTAGCACTTATCGATTAA
- a CDS encoding 3-oxoacyl-[acyl-carrier-protein] synthase-3 (product_source=KO:K00648; cath_funfam=3.40.47.10; cog=COG0332; ko=KO:K00648; pfam=PF08541,PF08545; superfamily=53901; tigrfam=TIGR00747) yields MSRAINTVITGTGSYIPQNIISGNEFLNSTFFENGNLLEKENSEIIDKFSEITEIVERRYACPEQLSNHIGAKAAEKAIENAGIDKETLDYIIFCHNFGDIPLGSNRIDILPSLASKVKQQLGIQNPDCVAYDIIFGCPGWVQGAIQADYYIKSGDAKRVMVIGAETLSRIIDPHDRDSMIFSDGAGAVIFEAEESEEKRGILAHKTETHAVNHGNLLTMGKSAHPDETNGNLYLKMNGRKLYEFAVVQVPQVIKKAIDKAGLSVEDVNIVFVHQANGKMDTAIMKRLFKLYGKDTVPENLVPMTISWLGNSSVATVPTLLDLVLKGEVKGYKVKPGDVAVFASVGAGMHINAFIHRF; encoded by the coding sequence ATGAGCAGAGCAATAAATACGGTAATAACCGGTACTGGAAGTTATATTCCACAGAATATTATTTCTGGTAATGAATTCCTAAATTCTACGTTTTTTGAGAATGGGAATCTATTGGAGAAAGAGAATTCGGAGATCATTGATAAATTCTCTGAGATTACGGAAATTGTAGAAAGACGCTACGCCTGCCCCGAGCAGTTAAGCAATCATATTGGCGCAAAGGCCGCAGAAAAAGCCATTGAAAATGCAGGAATTGATAAAGAAACTTTAGACTATATTATATTCTGTCACAATTTTGGCGATATCCCTTTAGGTAGCAACCGCATAGATATTTTGCCTTCTTTGGCTTCAAAGGTAAAACAACAATTAGGTATTCAAAATCCAGACTGTGTTGCCTACGACATTATTTTTGGTTGTCCGGGATGGGTTCAAGGTGCGATACAGGCAGATTATTATATTAAAAGCGGAGATGCAAAACGTGTTATGGTTATTGGTGCAGAAACCTTGAGCCGCATTATCGATCCACATGACCGTGATAGCATGATCTTTTCTGATGGTGCAGGCGCTGTAATTTTCGAGGCCGAAGAATCAGAAGAAAAAAGAGGAATACTAGCACATAAAACAGAAACACATGCCGTAAACCATGGCAATTTATTAACCATGGGCAAGAGCGCTCATCCTGATGAAACTAATGGAAACCTCTATTTAAAAATGAATGGGCGTAAGCTTTACGAGTTTGCGGTAGTTCAGGTGCCTCAGGTGATTAAAAAGGCCATTGATAAAGCAGGATTAAGCGTTGAAGATGTAAATATCGTATTTGTTCATCAGGCTAATGGAAAAATGGATACGGCTATCATGAAACGTTTGTTTAAGCTTTATGGTAAAGATACAGTACCAGAAAACTTAGTCCCGATGACGATTTCATGGTTAGGAAACAGTTCAGTTGCCACCGTACCAACCTTATTAGACCTGGTATTAAAAGGCGAAGTTAAAGGTTATAAAGTTAAACCTGGCGATGTAGCTGTTTTCGCTTCAGTAGGAGCAGGGATGCACATTAACGCCTTTATACACCGCTTCTAA
- a CDS encoding putative nucleic acid-binding Zn-ribbon protein (product_source=COG1579; cath_funfam=1.20.5.340; cog=COG1579; ko=KO:K07164; pfam=PF02591; superfamily=57716,57997), whose product MEQTVEQKLKALYELQNIHTKIDKIRQVRGELPMEVADLEDDVLGLETRIAKIKGELDDLEDSIVTRKNTIKDAQAAIKRYDTQLKEVKNNREYDALTKEIEIQGLDIQVSEKKIKEHGFEITSKTEIYEAAKAELDGRKKDLEVKKGELDVITAETEKEEQDLQKKADKAEPQIEERLLVAYKRLRKNAVNGLAVVTIDRDSCSGCFNQIPPQRQLDIRQRKKIIVCEHCGRILVDEALTHEVAEA is encoded by the coding sequence ATGGAACAAACCGTAGAACAAAAGCTAAAGGCTTTATACGAATTACAAAATATCCACACAAAAATTGATAAGATCCGCCAGGTACGTGGTGAATTACCAATGGAAGTTGCCGATCTTGAGGATGACGTTTTAGGATTAGAAACTAGAATTGCAAAAATCAAAGGCGAACTTGATGATCTTGAGGATTCAATCGTAACCCGTAAAAATACAATTAAAGATGCGCAAGCTGCCATCAAAAGATACGATACTCAATTAAAAGAAGTTAAAAACAACCGTGAATACGATGCTTTAACGAAAGAAATTGAGATTCAAGGTTTAGATATTCAGGTTTCTGAAAAGAAAATTAAAGAACACGGTTTCGAAATCACTTCTAAAACTGAAATCTACGAAGCTGCTAAAGCCGAGTTAGATGGCAGAAAGAAAGATTTAGAAGTTAAAAAAGGCGAACTTGATGTAATTACTGCTGAAACTGAAAAAGAAGAGCAAGATTTACAAAAGAAAGCTGATAAAGCCGAGCCTCAAATTGAGGAGCGTTTATTGGTTGCCTATAAACGTTTACGCAAAAATGCTGTAAATGGTTTAGCTGTAGTAACAATCGACCGCGATTCTTGCTCAGGTTGTTTTAACCAGATTCCACCTCAACGTCAGCTAGATATCCGCCAACGTAAAAAAATTATCGTTTGCGAACACTGCGGGCGTATTTTGGTTGATGAAGCTTTAACGCACGAAGTAGCAGAAGCTTAG
- a CDS encoding dinuclear metal center YbgI/SA1388 family protein (product_source=TIGR00486; cath_funfam=3.40.1390.30; cog=COG0327; pfam=PF01784; superfamily=102705; tigrfam=TIGR00486), with protein MKLAEITNYLESIAPLNYQEDYDNSGLIVGDPNMEIHGALVALDCVEKIVDEAISTGCNLIITHHPIVFKGLKKLNGKNYVERVVLKAIKNNIALYAIHTNLDSIHTGVNGRICERLGLTGTKVLSPKTGLLKKLVTYCPQAQAEQLRSALFYAGAGNIGNYSECSFNADGFGTFKGNEDADPFVGERGVRHREAEVRIEMVYPTQAERKILVALFENHPYEEVAYDIYKLENKHQLVGSGMVGWLEYDMDAYDFLHLVKDRMQAKVVRHTEVFGKRIKKVAVCGGSGSFLLNEAIAAGADAFITADFKYHEFFDAEEKLMIADIGHFETEQFTSNLLLEIIQKKFTNFAIRLTEQNTNPINYLF; from the coding sequence ATGAAATTAGCTGAAATTACCAATTATTTAGAAAGCATAGCACCACTTAATTATCAGGAAGATTATGATAACTCTGGTTTGATTGTGGGTGATCCGAATATGGAAATCCATGGCGCTTTGGTGGCTTTAGATTGTGTAGAAAAAATTGTAGATGAGGCAATTTCAACAGGCTGCAACCTCATTATTACCCACCACCCAATTGTTTTTAAAGGTTTAAAAAAACTAAACGGTAAAAATTATGTAGAGCGGGTAGTGCTTAAGGCAATTAAGAATAATATTGCACTTTATGCCATTCACACGAATCTCGATAGTATTCACACAGGTGTAAATGGGCGGATTTGTGAGCGTTTAGGCTTAACAGGAACCAAAGTGCTTTCGCCTAAAACAGGCCTTTTGAAAAAACTGGTTACCTATTGCCCGCAGGCACAGGCCGAGCAATTGCGGTCGGCATTGTTTTATGCCGGAGCAGGGAATATTGGCAATTACAGCGAGTGCAGTTTCAATGCCGATGGTTTTGGCACATTTAAAGGCAACGAAGATGCTGATCCTTTTGTAGGTGAAAGAGGCGTTCGCCACCGTGAAGCCGAAGTGCGGATTGAAATGGTTTACCCTACACAGGCTGAACGCAAAATCCTGGTTGCTTTGTTCGAGAACCATCCTTATGAAGAAGTGGCCTACGATATTTACAAACTCGAAAATAAACACCAATTGGTGGGTTCTGGTATGGTAGGCTGGCTGGAATACGATATGGATGCCTATGATTTTTTACATTTGGTAAAAGATAGAATGCAGGCCAAAGTAGTTAGGCACACCGAGGTATTTGGCAAGAGGATCAAAAAAGTGGCAGTTTGCGGTGGCTCGGGAAGCTTCCTGTTAAATGAAGCCATTGCTGCCGGAGCAGATGCTTTTATTACCGCAGATTTTAAATATCACGAGTTTTTTGATGCAGAGGAAAAATTGATGATTGCCGACATCGGACACTTTGAAACTGAACAATTTACCTCAAATTTATTGCTTGAAATTATTCAGAAAAAATTTACTAACTTTGCAATCCGTTTAACGGAGCAAAATACAAACCCCATAAATTACTTGTTTTAA
- a CDS encoding Zn finger protein HypA/HybF involved in hydrogenase expression (product_source=COG0375; cleavage_site_network=SignalP-noTM; cog=COG0375; superfamily=50151) codes for MKSFLTIVLLLFMVQVANAQSHVSKSEYARYNCRFAPKGWNNAEGKLMCPACDKENEDARKKKIADDKAASAAHNLKNEKLKAENAIAFKKKQAEYAAKNKVTEVHVTMGKTPATENKKPEPTVKKGPVKLGKDIQLYAGWGMGMFTHNSRANCFLNENKDTVLKSNDYLEAYAVMGENKNNFPKNIGIVLLKETNKISNGRELNVADIVDLKGKRYFNDNTISTIFHLADDYFVVCKSPTLPEWRSYGNNYTGYENVEIYNLKTKKSIKLDKDAGRFVSISIYVGGRKMPGEPDLTPFLSRVYTNYDEDVYCLNANKEMVVKKILKADR; via the coding sequence ATGAAAAGTTTCTTGACCATAGTTTTGCTCTTGTTCATGGTACAGGTGGCAAATGCGCAATCGCATGTTTCGAAGAGCGAATATGCCCGTTATAATTGCAGGTTTGCACCTAAAGGCTGGAATAACGCGGAGGGAAAACTGATGTGCCCTGCTTGTGACAAAGAAAATGAGGACGCTCGCAAAAAGAAAATAGCGGATGATAAAGCTGCTTCCGCTGCACATAATTTAAAAAATGAAAAACTTAAAGCAGAAAACGCAATTGCCTTTAAAAAGAAACAGGCAGAATATGCAGCTAAGAATAAAGTAACTGAAGTGCATGTTACGATGGGTAAAACGCCGGCAACCGAGAACAAAAAGCCGGAGCCGACTGTAAAGAAAGGCCCAGTTAAGTTGGGCAAAGATATACAGCTCTATGCCGGTTGGGGAATGGGAATGTTTACCCACAATAGCCGGGCTAATTGTTTTTTAAACGAGAATAAAGATACTGTGCTAAAGAGTAACGATTATTTAGAGGCTTATGCTGTAATGGGCGAAAACAAAAATAATTTTCCAAAAAACATTGGTATAGTGCTTTTAAAAGAAACCAATAAAATATCAAACGGAAGAGAACTGAATGTTGCCGATATAGTTGACCTTAAAGGCAAAAGATATTTTAACGACAATACGATTAGTACCATTTTCCACCTGGCGGATGATTATTTTGTGGTATGCAAAAGCCCAACCCTTCCAGAATGGCGCTCTTATGGAAATAATTATACCGGTTACGAAAACGTTGAAATTTACAACCTAAAAACCAAGAAAAGTATAAAACTGGATAAAGATGCTGGCCGCTTTGTAAGCATATCCATCTATGTTGGTGGTAGAAAAATGCCAGGCGAACCTGATCTTACCCCTTTTCTCTCACGTGTATATACCAATTATGATGAAGATGTGTATTGCCTTAATGCCAATAAGGAAATGGTGGTTAAGAAAATATTAAAAGCGGATAGGTAA
- a CDS encoding hypothetical protein (product_source=Hypo-rule applied; pfam=PF10825; transmembrane_helix_parts=Inside_1_6,TMhelix_7_24,Outside_25_68,TMhelix_69_86,Inside_87_100): MKYIKSFPLELFFWVAALVLLATTNGHEHHFTLCPLANLGFEDWCSGCGIGRSISHILHGEFTKSFSEHWFGFPALLIIVYRIYTLIKNKKTFKISTTNT, translated from the coding sequence ATGAAGTACATTAAAAGCTTTCCACTAGAACTTTTTTTCTGGGTAGCAGCTTTAGTATTACTGGCAACAACGAATGGCCACGAGCATCACTTCACACTTTGTCCGCTAGCCAATTTGGGTTTTGAGGATTGGTGTTCGGGATGTGGTATAGGCAGGTCAATCAGTCATATTTTACATGGCGAGTTTACCAAAAGCTTTTCCGAACATTGGTTTGGGTTTCCGGCACTTTTGATTATAGTTTATAGAATTTACACATTGATAAAAAATAAAAAAACGTTTAAAATTTCAACCACAAATACATAG